In a genomic window of Flavobacterium lipolyticum:
- the gltX gene encoding glutamate--tRNA ligase, translated as MSKQVRVRFAPSPTGPLHIGGVRTALFNYLFAKKHNGVFYLRIEDTDQTRFVPGAEAYIMEALEWLGIAPEETVGKNEKFGPYRQSDRKEIYQKYADQLIQSGWAYYAFDTPEALDAHRKQHEAEGKTFIYNHHNREKLDTSLVISADEAAARIANGEHYVIRFKTPVDETLHLKDIIRGDVKFETNLLDDKVLFKSDGMPTYHLANIVDDHLMETSHVIRGEEWLPSMPLHVLLYRAFGWDAPEFAHLPLILKPVGNGKLSKRDGDKLGFPVFPLEWKTEESISSGYREKGFFPEAVVNFLALLGWNDGTDKEIFSLEELVASFDLNRVHKAGAKFDPEKNKWFNHQHLIQQNDADLAKSFSSILEEKGFSSFVSAQEDIAKLTRIVSLIKERANFVSEFWDLTDFFFQAPMSYDEKASKNWKEETPALMQELISVVENIEDFTSANIETIVKDWLTKNEIGMGKVMQPFRLSLVGALKGPHLFDIVEIIGKEETISRIQKAISILK; from the coding sequence ATGTCAAAGCAAGTTCGTGTGCGTTTTGCACCAAGTCCAACTGGACCATTACATATTGGCGGTGTTCGTACTGCTCTATTTAATTATTTATTTGCAAAAAAACATAACGGTGTTTTTTATCTGAGAATTGAAGATACAGATCAGACTCGTTTTGTTCCAGGTGCTGAAGCTTATATTATGGAAGCGCTGGAATGGTTAGGAATTGCTCCTGAAGAAACGGTTGGAAAAAATGAAAAATTTGGTCCGTACAGACAGAGTGATCGTAAAGAAATATACCAAAAATATGCCGATCAATTGATCCAATCTGGCTGGGCATACTATGCATTTGATACTCCGGAAGCACTGGATGCACACAGAAAGCAACACGAAGCTGAAGGAAAAACGTTTATATACAATCATCATAACCGTGAAAAGTTGGATACTTCTTTGGTAATTTCTGCAGATGAAGCTGCTGCAAGAATTGCCAATGGCGAACATTATGTCATTCGTTTTAAAACTCCGGTTGATGAAACTTTACATTTAAAAGATATTATTCGTGGTGATGTAAAATTTGAAACCAATTTATTGGATGATAAAGTATTATTCAAAAGCGACGGAATGCCAACGTATCACTTAGCCAATATTGTAGATGATCATTTAATGGAAACTTCACATGTAATTCGTGGTGAAGAATGGTTACCTTCTATGCCTCTTCACGTTTTATTGTACAGAGCTTTTGGCTGGGATGCTCCTGAATTTGCGCACTTACCTTTGATTTTAAAACCGGTTGGAAACGGAAAATTATCTAAAAGAGACGGTGACAAATTAGGATTTCCTGTGTTTCCGTTGGAATGGAAAACGGAAGAAAGCATTTCATCCGGCTACAGAGAAAAAGGATTTTTCCCGGAAGCAGTTGTAAACTTCCTGGCTTTGTTAGGATGGAACGACGGAACGGACAAGGAAATATTTTCTCTAGAAGAATTAGTAGCCTCTTTTGATTTGAACAGAGTTCATAAAGCGGGAGCAAAATTCGATCCTGAGAAAAACAAATGGTTCAATCACCAGCATCTTATCCAACAAAATGATGCCGATTTAGCAAAAAGTTTCTCTTCTATTTTAGAAGAAAAAGGCTTCTCTTCCTTCGTCTCCGCTCAGGAAGACATTGCAAAGCTTACAAGAATTGTTTCACTGATTAAAGAACGAGCTAATTTTGTTTCAGAATTTTGGGATTTAACGGATTTCTTTTTTCAGGCACCTATGTCTTATGATGAAAAAGCAAGTAAAAACTGGAAGGAAGAGACACCAGCTTTAATGCAAGAATTAATTTCGGTTGTAGAAAATATTGAAGATTTTACTTCAGCCAATATTGAAACCATTGTAAAAGACTGGCTGACTAAAAATGAAATTGGTATGGGGAAAGTCATGCAGCCTTTCAGACTTAGTTTGGTTGGAGCACTAAAAGGTCCTCACCTATTTGACATTGTTGAAATCATTGGAAAAGAAGAAACTATTTCGAGAATTCAAAAAGCCATTTCAATATTGAAATAA
- a CDS encoding SPFH domain-containing protein: MSTAFIIILVLAFFILMSSFFTVKQQSSVIIERFGKFLSVRNSGLQLKIPLVDRLAGRVNLKIQQLDVIIETKTRDNVFIKMKVSVQFKVIQEKVYDAFYKLEYPHDQITAYVFDVVRAEVPKLKLDDVFERKDDIAIAVKRELNEAMTTYGYDIINTLVTDIDPDIQVKNAMNRINAADREKTAAEFEAESSRIRIVAKAKAEAESKRLQGQGIADQRREIARGLVESVEVLNNVGINSQEASALIVVTQHYDTLQAIGADANSNLILLPNSPQAGSDMLNNMVASFTASNQVGEMMKKTNKKIEKIKPIEPQQSGYEDDIQPEIK, from the coding sequence ATGAGTACAGCATTTATTATCATTTTAGTCCTGGCATTTTTTATACTAATGTCCTCCTTCTTTACCGTGAAACAACAATCGTCGGTAATTATAGAAAGATTTGGAAAATTTTTAAGCGTAAGAAATTCAGGATTGCAATTAAAAATTCCTTTGGTTGACCGATTGGCCGGACGTGTTAATCTTAAAATACAACAGTTAGATGTTATTATTGAAACCAAAACCAGAGACAACGTTTTCATAAAAATGAAAGTTTCGGTACAATTTAAAGTTATTCAGGAAAAAGTATATGATGCTTTTTATAAGTTAGAATATCCACACGATCAGATTACTGCTTATGTATTTGATGTGGTTCGTGCCGAAGTTCCTAAACTAAAACTGGATGACGTTTTTGAAAGAAAAGATGACATTGCTATTGCCGTAAAAAGAGAATTGAATGAAGCGATGACTACTTATGGTTATGATATCATCAATACTTTGGTGACTGATATTGATCCTGACATTCAGGTAAAAAATGCCATGAACAGAATTAATGCTGCTGACAGAGAAAAAACTGCTGCTGAATTTGAAGCCGAAAGTTCCAGAATCAGAATCGTTGCAAAAGCAAAAGCCGAAGCCGAAAGTAAACGTTTACAAGGTCAAGGTATTGCAGATCAGCGTCGTGAAATTGCCAGAGGTCTTGTAGAAAGTGTTGAAGTTTTAAACAATGTAGGTATCAATTCTCAGGAAGCTTCTGCCCTAATTGTAGTTACACAACATTATGATACCTTACAGGCAATTGGTGCTGATGCCAATTCGAACCTAATCTTGTTACCAAATTCTCCACAAGCCGGAAGTGATATGCTCAACAATATGGTTGCTTCTTTTACAGCTTCTAACCAGGTTGGTGAAATGATGAAAAAAACGAACAAAAAAATTGAGAAAATAAAACCAATCGAACCACAACAGTCTGGTTATGAAGATGACATTCAACCAGAAATAAAATAA
- a CDS encoding DUF6327 family protein: METKKYSSYAEIERDLEILKLEKDINYQKLVLSFQKTKESITPQNVINGVFSSYKEYFFNSYPQILQSILPYIINWFIKRKRGK, from the coding sequence ATGGAAACAAAAAAATATTCATCATACGCTGAAATCGAGAGAGATTTAGAAATTCTGAAATTGGAGAAAGATATTAATTACCAAAAATTAGTATTAAGTTTTCAAAAAACTAAGGAGTCTATAACACCACAAAATGTAATTAACGGAGTATTTTCTTCTTATAAAGAGTATTTCTTCAATTCGTATCCACAAATTTTACAATCCATTTTACCCTATATTATCAATTGGTTTATAAAAAGAAAAAGAGGCAAATAA
- a CDS encoding competence protein, with product MAFEELKENTENIQDQAKIYLDSHLAYYKLWGFKVAMKSTTLIFKFTLILLCVGMVLLFGSVAAAFAFSNWFGSYTLGFLAVGGIYLLATILLFFVKDKFVEGPILEKFSEIFFND from the coding sequence ATGGCTTTTGAAGAATTAAAAGAGAATACTGAAAATATTCAGGATCAGGCTAAAATTTATCTCGACAGTCATTTGGCCTACTATAAACTTTGGGGTTTTAAGGTCGCAATGAAATCGACCACTCTGATTTTTAAGTTTACTTTGATTTTATTGTGTGTTGGAATGGTATTACTTTTTGGATCTGTTGCAGCAGCATTCGCTTTTAGCAATTGGTTTGGAAGTTACACTTTAGGATTTCTAGCAGTAGGAGGGATCTATCTTTTGGCCACAATACTACTTTTCTTTGTAAAAGATAAGTTTGTAGAAGGACCAATTTTGGAGAAATTTTCAGAAATATTTTTTAATGATTAA
- a CDS encoding YtxH domain-containing protein encodes MSKNLNTVAAIIGAAAAGAAIGILFAPDKGSKTRAKLKEGLDDAAHNLKDSLSASSEVLREKFTHAKENLDGTYGELLSNMSYKTEEVISFLEAKLADLKAQNAKLQK; translated from the coding sequence ATGTCAAAGAATCTAAATACTGTAGCAGCAATCATAGGTGCTGCGGCCGCTGGTGCAGCGATTGGAATTTTATTTGCTCCCGATAAAGGATCTAAAACCCGTGCTAAACTTAAAGAAGGTTTAGATGATGCAGCTCATAATTTAAAAGATTCACTTTCAGCAAGTTCTGAAGTACTGCGTGAAAAGTTTACGCATGCAAAAGAAAATTTAGATGGAACTTATGGAGAGCTGCTTTCCAATATGAGTTATAAAACAGAAGAAGTAATTAGTTTTTTAGAAGCTAAACTGGCTGATTTAAAAGCACAAAACGCTAAACTTCAGAAATAA
- a CDS encoding glutamine--tRNA ligase/YqeY domain fusion protein codes for MASEEKSLNFIEQIIEEDLKSGLSKTKLHFRFPPEPNGYLHIGHASSIALNFGLGLDYQSPVNLRFDDTNPEKEEQEFVDAIKKDVEWLGYTWSEERYASDYFQQLYDWAVLLIKKDKAYVDSQSSEEMAIQKGTPSTTGTDSPYRNRSVEENLELFERMKNGEFEAGTHILRAKIDMKSTNMLMRDPIMYRILHKHHHRTGDNWKIYPMYDWAHGQSDYLEQISHSFCTLEFLPHRELYDWFLDQIFEDNKLRPKQREFARRNLSHTVVSKRKLQQLVKEKHVNGWDDPRMSTISGLRRRGYTAASLRNFANTIGIAKRDNLISVSVLEFCIREDLNKIAPRVMAVLDPVKLVITNYPEGKEEWLEAENNQEDENAGFRKVPFSRELYIEREDFLEEAPAKFFRLTLGKEVRLKNAYIIKGEAVIKDSEGNITEIHVSYDTDSLSGSGTEASQRKVSGTLHWVSIQHAVEAEVRMYDRLFTDEAPDSYKEKNFLDFVNPNSLEIITGFVEPSLATAQNEDKFQFQRLGYFTVDKDATPSKLVFNKTVGLKDAWEEKGKKEENSINNSLKDINKYFKVETKAERIAIESAIGESIKNVSSFSLLQNSLKKNINNNKGSLLFAQFILKYSSLKSPDFEEDDIKKLYTMSLRSESTYVRSKALLNLRDLENESLRKQFEEDILKLHSNPPKNASEREIEILSEMIQK; via the coding sequence ATGGCATCAGAAGAGAAATCACTCAATTTTATTGAACAAATCATAGAAGAAGATTTAAAATCAGGTCTTTCTAAAACCAAGCTTCATTTTCGTTTTCCACCAGAACCAAATGGGTATTTGCACATTGGGCATGCAAGTTCTATTGCATTAAATTTTGGTTTAGGACTTGATTATCAGTCACCTGTGAATTTACGTTTTGACGATACAAATCCCGAAAAAGAAGAGCAGGAATTTGTTGATGCTATAAAAAAAGATGTAGAATGGCTGGGCTATACCTGGTCAGAAGAACGTTATGCTTCAGATTATTTTCAACAATTATACGATTGGGCAGTTCTGTTAATTAAGAAAGATAAAGCTTATGTAGACAGTCAGTCTTCAGAAGAAATGGCGATTCAAAAAGGAACTCCGTCAACGACAGGAACTGATAGTCCGTACAGAAATCGTTCAGTAGAAGAGAATTTAGAGCTGTTCGAAAGAATGAAAAATGGTGAATTTGAGGCTGGTACTCATATTCTTCGTGCCAAAATAGACATGAAATCAACCAATATGTTGATGCGTGATCCTATCATGTACAGAATTTTGCATAAACATCATCATAGAACAGGGGATAACTGGAAAATCTACCCAATGTACGATTGGGCACATGGACAAAGTGATTATTTAGAGCAAATTTCACACTCCTTTTGTACACTGGAATTTTTACCTCACCGTGAATTATACGATTGGTTTTTAGACCAAATTTTTGAAGATAATAAACTACGTCCGAAGCAGAGAGAATTTGCCAGACGTAATCTTTCGCATACAGTTGTAAGCAAAAGAAAATTACAGCAACTAGTTAAGGAAAAGCATGTTAACGGTTGGGATGATCCCAGAATGTCAACCATTTCCGGACTAAGAAGAAGAGGTTATACTGCTGCATCTTTGCGTAATTTTGCTAATACAATTGGTATTGCAAAACGTGATAACCTGATCAGTGTATCGGTTTTAGAATTCTGTATCCGTGAAGATTTGAACAAAATTGCACCACGTGTAATGGCCGTTTTAGATCCGGTAAAATTGGTAATTACAAATTATCCTGAAGGAAAAGAGGAGTGGTTGGAAGCCGAAAATAATCAGGAAGATGAAAATGCAGGTTTCAGAAAAGTACCTTTTTCAAGAGAATTGTATATCGAAAGGGAAGACTTTTTAGAAGAAGCGCCTGCTAAATTTTTCCGTCTTACTTTAGGAAAAGAAGTACGTCTAAAAAATGCTTATATCATTAAAGGAGAAGCTGTTATAAAAGATTCAGAAGGTAATATTACAGAGATTCATGTAAGTTATGACACTGATTCTTTAAGTGGAAGCGGGACAGAAGCAAGTCAGAGAAAAGTATCCGGAACCTTACATTGGGTTTCCATTCAGCATGCAGTTGAAGCAGAAGTTCGCATGTACGATCGTTTGTTTACAGATGAAGCTCCGGACAGTTATAAAGAGAAAAACTTCTTAGATTTTGTAAACCCAAATTCGTTGGAAATAATTACTGGATTTGTGGAACCAAGTTTAGCTACAGCTCAAAATGAAGATAAATTTCAGTTTCAACGTCTGGGTTATTTTACAGTGGATAAAGATGCAACTCCTTCAAAATTAGTATTTAACAAAACGGTTGGACTAAAAGATGCCTGGGAAGAGAAGGGGAAAAAAGAAGAAAATAGTATCAACAATTCTTTGAAGGATATCAATAAATATTTCAAAGTGGAGACAAAAGCAGAACGTATTGCCATTGAAAGTGCAATAGGGGAGAGCATTAAAAATGTTTCTAGCTTTTCGTTGTTGCAAAATTCTTTAAAGAAGAATATTAACAATAATAAAGGATCATTGTTGTTTGCTCAGTTTATTCTAAAATATTCAAGTTTAAAATCTCCTGATTTTGAAGAAGACGATATTAAAAAATTATACACCATGTCTCTTAGAAGTGAATCTACTTATGTGAGATCTAAAGCACTTTTAAATTTAAGAGATTTAGAAAATGAAAGTTTAAGAAAGCAATTTGAAGAAGATATTTTGAAGTTACATTCAAATCCTCCAAAAAATGCTTCGGAGAGAGAAATTGAGATTCTTTCTGAAATGATTCAAAAATAA
- the folB gene encoding dihydroneopterin aldolase produces the protein MGVIKLKNIRTFSYHGCLIEEGKIGSDYTVDLKIKTNLQKSAQTDHLLDTVDYVHLNKIVTEEMAIRSHLLEHVAKRINNRVLSEIEMIEKTTVWVSKINPPIGGDVETVTIKMTETRK, from the coding sequence ATGGGAGTTATAAAATTAAAAAACATCCGTACTTTTTCCTACCATGGGTGTTTAATTGAAGAAGGAAAAATTGGATCTGATTACACAGTCGATCTAAAAATCAAAACTAATTTACAAAAATCAGCACAAACAGATCATTTGTTAGATACTGTTGATTACGTTCATTTGAACAAAATTGTAACCGAAGAAATGGCAATTCGCTCTCATTTATTAGAGCATGTAGCCAAAAGAATCAATAATCGTGTACTTTCGGAGATTGAAATGATAGAAAAAACTACTGTTTGGGTTTCTAAGATAAATCCTCCCATTGGTGGTGATGTTGAAACAGTTACTATAAAAATGACGGAAACTAGAAAATAA
- a CDS encoding LysE family translocator encodes MINDILAGLPWGLFLSFMVGPVFFILLETSITKGFRAALVFDLGVVLGDIFFIAIAYLGSYRLIQSLKDKPALFIFGGIIMLAYGIISFVRLKKEAKINDEEIDRDIIKRNYGSLFVKGFLLNVINIGVLGFWLAVIISVGPKLEMQNSRMFTFFTSVIITYLVVDCLKILLAKQLKSKMTPTNILKIKKGISIVLMVFGVVLMIQGWFPKEKEMVKNAFEKIEK; translated from the coding sequence ATGATAAATGATATTTTGGCTGGACTGCCATGGGGACTTTTTTTAAGTTTTATGGTAGGTCCGGTATTTTTTATACTATTGGAAACCAGTATTACTAAAGGATTTAGAGCTGCATTAGTTTTTGATCTTGGTGTTGTATTAGGTGATATTTTCTTTATCGCAATTGCTTATTTGGGAAGTTACAGACTGATTCAGAGTTTAAAAGACAAACCGGCTCTTTTTATTTTTGGCGGAATTATTATGCTGGCGTACGGTATAATTTCTTTCGTAAGACTAAAGAAAGAAGCAAAAATAAACGACGAAGAAATCGATCGTGATATTATTAAAAGAAACTACGGTAGTTTATTTGTAAAAGGCTTTTTACTGAACGTTATTAACATTGGAGTACTTGGTTTCTGGTTAGCGGTTATTATTTCTGTAGGACCAAAATTAGAAATGCAAAATTCAAGAATGTTTACTTTTTTTACTTCGGTTATCATTACTTATTTAGTAGTTGATTGTCTTAAAATATTATTAGCCAAACAATTAAAATCTAAAATGACACCGACGAATATCTTGAAAATTAAAAAAGGTATTAGTATTGTCTTGATGGTTTTTGGTGTAGTTTTAATGATTCAGGGTTGGTTTCCTAAAGAAAAAGAAATGGTTAAAAACGCTTTCGAAAAGATTGAAAAGTAA
- a CDS encoding head GIN domain-containing protein, whose protein sequence is MKKLIIVAAILLVQMSFGQVTKELGDFDSVKVFDKLSVKLVQSSENKIVIKGARESEVEVVNKKGLLKLRMPFPKLLSGNDLDITVYYKRLELIDVNEGASVSSKDVIKATVFKVSAQEGGTINVELNVDKLNVSSVSGGSITLSGKADNLDAGLGAGGYLLASKLKTSQTKVSVSAGGKADVNASTLVDAKVSAGGSIYIYGKPKQINQKTVFGGKIEEVK, encoded by the coding sequence ATGAAAAAGTTAATTATAGTAGCTGCAATTTTATTGGTTCAGATGTCTTTTGGTCAGGTTACTAAGGAGTTAGGTGATTTTGATTCCGTTAAAGTATTTGATAAGTTAAGTGTAAAATTAGTTCAGTCTTCAGAAAATAAGATTGTAATTAAAGGAGCAAGAGAATCAGAAGTCGAAGTTGTTAACAAGAAAGGTTTATTAAAATTAAGAATGCCTTTTCCTAAGTTATTATCAGGAAATGATTTGGATATTACTGTATATTACAAACGTTTAGAGCTTATAGATGTTAATGAAGGAGCCAGCGTTAGTAGTAAAGATGTTATAAAAGCAACAGTATTTAAAGTAAGTGCACAAGAAGGCGGAACAATTAATGTTGAATTAAATGTTGATAAACTCAATGTTAGCTCCGTTTCCGGTGGTTCAATTACTTTAAGTGGTAAAGCCGATAATCTAGATGCAGGTCTTGGAGCCGGTGGTTATTTGCTGGCAAGTAAATTAAAGACCTCACAAACGAAAGTAAGCGTTTCTGCGGGAGGAAAAGCAGATGTGAATGCTTCAACCCTTGTGGATGCAAAAGTGAGCGCAGGAGGCTCTATTTACATTTATGGAAAACCGAAGCAAATCAATCAAAAAACGGTTTTTGGAGGTAAAATCGAAGAAGTAAAATAA
- the rnr gene encoding ribonuclease R: protein MSKKIRKPIKKEKDFSSKIVKILSQSPNKGFNYKQIAAKLELDDTKSRNQIIKDLKILAASKKIIESEPGKYLVKAESQDYYEGTIDMTSRKTAYFICDEFSEDVFIPTNNLNRALDKDKVKVYVYNRRKGKRPEGEVISVIERNKTEFVGVIDIQANFAFVSTANPKMYTDIFIPKDKIGEAENGDVVLVTIEDWPKRADSPFGSVLRVLGKPGEHNTEIHAILAEYGLPADFPVEVEVYAQKIDTSIQEAEIAKRRDMRDTLTFTIDPKDAKDFDDALSFKKLENGNYEIGIHIADVSYYLEEGTILDDEAYQRATSVYLVDRVVPMLPEVLSNFACSLRPNEEKYTFSAIFEVSPTAQVINQWFGRTVIYSDQRFAYEEAQYIIETKDNTIPVDISITGESYTVSDEIMEATLKLDELAKILRKKRMANGAISFDKVEVKFNLDEEGEPEGVYFKISKDANHLIEEFMLLANRKVAEYIGKQKKTFVYRIHDEPNEDKLIAMQTVIAKFGYKIDFRNKGDISKSLNALMEEVNGKKEQNLIDTLAIRSMSKAKYSTENIGHYGLAFDYYSHFTSPIRRYPDVMVHRLLQYYLDNGASVDEEAYETKCLHCSNMESLATNAERDSIKYMQVKYMQDHQDEEFLGVISGVTEWGIYVEIVSNKCEGMVRIREIKDDYYTFDEKQYALVGATSNSILQLGDEIYVKVKNADLVKKQLDFHFLRRAE from the coding sequence ATGAGTAAGAAAATTAGAAAGCCGATAAAAAAAGAGAAAGATTTCTCCAGTAAAATAGTAAAAATTTTATCGCAAAGCCCTAATAAAGGATTCAACTACAAACAAATAGCAGCAAAACTTGAACTTGACGATACTAAAAGCAGAAATCAGATTATAAAGGATTTAAAAATCTTAGCCGCTTCAAAGAAAATTATTGAATCAGAACCGGGTAAATATTTAGTAAAAGCCGAAAGTCAGGATTATTACGAAGGAACAATTGATATGACCAGCCGAAAAACGGCCTATTTTATTTGTGATGAGTTTAGCGAAGATGTATTTATTCCAACTAATAATTTAAACAGGGCATTAGACAAAGACAAAGTTAAAGTTTATGTGTACAACCGAAGAAAAGGTAAAAGACCTGAAGGTGAGGTAATTAGTGTTATAGAAAGAAATAAAACAGAATTTGTTGGAGTAATAGATATTCAGGCCAACTTTGCTTTTGTATCCACTGCAAACCCTAAGATGTATACGGATATTTTTATTCCAAAAGATAAAATAGGAGAGGCAGAAAATGGTGATGTTGTTTTAGTTACCATTGAAGATTGGCCAAAAAGAGCCGATAGTCCGTTTGGATCTGTATTAAGAGTTTTAGGAAAACCCGGAGAACACAATACTGAGATTCATGCTATTTTGGCTGAATACGGTTTACCGGCAGATTTTCCGGTAGAAGTGGAGGTTTATGCTCAAAAAATTGATACCTCAATTCAGGAAGCTGAGATTGCAAAACGTCGTGATATGCGTGATACACTTACGTTTACGATAGATCCAAAAGATGCTAAAGATTTTGATGATGCCTTATCTTTCAAAAAGTTAGAGAACGGAAATTATGAAATTGGAATTCATATTGCCGACGTTTCCTATTATCTGGAAGAAGGAACAATCTTAGATGATGAAGCCTATCAACGTGCCACTTCGGTTTATTTGGTGGATAGAGTAGTACCAATGCTTCCGGAAGTATTGTCTAATTTTGCCTGTTCATTACGTCCAAATGAAGAGAAATATACTTTCTCAGCAATTTTTGAAGTTTCTCCAACTGCACAGGTTATTAACCAATGGTTTGGAAGAACTGTGATTTATTCTGATCAGCGATTTGCCTACGAAGAAGCACAGTATATAATTGAAACAAAAGACAATACCATTCCTGTTGATATCTCAATTACCGGAGAATCGTATACAGTTTCTGATGAAATTATGGAAGCCACTTTAAAATTAGATGAGTTAGCAAAGATTTTGAGAAAGAAAAGAATGGCCAATGGAGCCATCTCTTTTGATAAAGTCGAAGTAAAATTCAACCTGGATGAAGAAGGAGAACCGGAAGGAGTGTATTTCAAAATTTCAAAAGATGCCAATCATCTGATCGAAGAATTTATGCTTTTGGCCAACAGAAAAGTAGCAGAATACATTGGTAAACAAAAGAAAACATTCGTTTACAGAATCCATGATGAACCTAACGAAGACAAATTAATTGCGATGCAAACCGTAATTGCTAAGTTTGGTTACAAAATAGATTTTAGAAACAAGGGAGATATTTCGAAATCATTGAATGCTTTGATGGAAGAAGTAAATGGTAAAAAGGAGCAGAATTTAATTGATACTCTGGCGATCAGAAGTATGAGTAAAGCCAAATATTCGACAGAGAATATTGGTCATTATGGTTTAGCTTTTGATTATTACAGCCATTTTACATCACCAATTCGTCGTTATCCGGATGTTATGGTACACCGCTTGCTGCAGTATTATTTAGACAATGGAGCTTCTGTAGATGAAGAAGCCTACGAAACAAAATGTTTACATTGTTCTAATATGGAAAGTTTAGCTACTAATGCTGAGCGGGATAGTATCAAATACATGCAGGTGAAATACATGCAGGATCACCAGGATGAGGAATTCCTTGGTGTTATTTCCGGTGTTACAGAATGGGGAATCTATGTGGAGATTGTTTCCAACAAATGCGAAGGAATGGTAAGAATCAGAGAGATAAAAGATGATTATTATACTTTCGATGAAAAACAATATGCATTGGTTGGAGCCACTTCAAACAGCATTTTACAATTAGGAGACGAAATTTATGTAAAAGTTAAAAATGCCGATTTAGTTAAAAAACAGTTGGATTTTCATTTTTTAAGAAGAGCAGAATAG
- a CDS encoding putative signal transducing protein: protein MESFKTIAVFNYLHETVVLKHLLEQEGIPYFFENEMTLSVVPLYSTALGGIKLKVHPNDFEEVQQILDNLNNPLKIV from the coding sequence ATGGAAAGCTTTAAAACCATTGCTGTATTCAATTATTTACACGAAACCGTGGTTCTGAAACACTTATTAGAACAGGAAGGTATTCCTTATTTTTTTGAAAACGAAATGACACTGTCTGTCGTTCCCTTGTACAGCACTGCGCTGGGTGGAATCAAACTCAAAGTTCATCCGAACGATTTCGAAGAAGTTCAGCAAATTCTGGACAATCTGAACAATCCTCTGAAAATCGTTTGA
- the rpiB gene encoding ribose 5-phosphate isomerase B — MKISIGNDHAGPDYKKAIVAMLQSKGYEVTNYGTDTEASVDYPDFGHPVASDVSEGKADFGIVICGSGNGIAMTANKHPKVRAGLCWTKEIAYLTRLHNDANIVSIPARFTSIPQAVEIVETFLTTEFEGGRHQNRVNKIACQ; from the coding sequence ATGAAAATTTCGATAGGAAATGACCACGCAGGACCGGATTACAAAAAAGCAATTGTTGCAATGCTGCAGTCAAAAGGATATGAAGTAACCAATTATGGGACTGATACAGAGGCTTCTGTAGATTATCCTGATTTTGGCCACCCGGTTGCAAGTGATGTATCTGAAGGTAAAGCTGATTTTGGAATTGTAATCTGCGGCAGCGGAAACGGAATTGCAATGACGGCTAACAAACATCCAAAAGTGAGAGCTGGTTTATGCTGGACTAAAGAAATTGCTTATTTAACACGTTTACACAACGATGCTAATATTGTAAGTATTCCGGCTCGTTTTACCTCTATTCCTCAGGCAGTTGAGATTGTTGAAACCTTTTTAACAACTGAATTTGAAGGCGGAAGACATCAAAACAGAGTGAATAAAATTGCTTGTCAGTAA